One window of the Chiroxiphia lanceolata isolate bChiLan1 chromosome 30, bChiLan1.pri, whole genome shotgun sequence genome contains the following:
- the BLOC1S1 gene encoding biogenesis of lysosome-related organelles complex 1 subunit 1: MCRFGRHVSVTSRSRAPAMLSRLLKEHQARQSERRELQERRRRDAIAAATRLTEALVDHLNVGVAQAYVNQRKLDQEVKTLQVQAAQFARQTGHWISMVENFNQALKEIGDVENWARSIEMDMRTIATALEYVYKGQLQPSSCS, encoded by the exons ATGTGCCGATTCGGGCGTCACGTGTCGGTGACGTCACGGTCACGTGCCCCCGCCATGCTGTCGCGGCTGCTGAAGGAGCACCAGGCCCGGCAGAGCGAGCGGCGCGAGCTGCAGG AGCGGCGCCGAAGGGATGCGATCGCGGCCGCCACGCGCCTCACAGAGGCCCTGGTCGATCACCTCAACGTGGG GGTGGCCCAGGCCTACGTGAACCAGCGCAAACTGGACCAGGAGGTGAAGACCCTGCAGGTGCAGGCGGCCCAGTTTGCCCGGCAGACGGGGCACTGGATCTCCATGGTGGAGAACTTCAACCAGGCCCTCAAG GAGATCGGTGACGTGGAGAACTGGGCACGGAGCATCGAGATGGACATGAGGACCATCGCCACCGCCCTCGAGTACGTCTAcaaggggcagctccagccctcctcctgctcctga
- the RDH5 gene encoding retinol dehydrogenase 5 isoform X2: protein MWLYVVLAALAWALGWLVRDHRTLPSVKDKHVFITGCDSGFGNLLARRLSRRGYRVLAACLTPHGAESLQRSCGGHLRTTLLDVTRSDSIRRAGEWVRAEVGEKGLFGLVNNAGVANPIGPTEWMDIEDYRRVMAVNTFGAIEVTLQLLPLLKRARGRVVNTSSVLGRISANGGGYCMSKYCVEAFSDSLRRDMYHFGVKVSIVEPGFFKTAVTNLEVLEASLQQLWERLAPETRLSYGEDFFQKCGPEGAEVHHDPDV from the exons ATGTGGCTGTACGTGGTGCTGGCTGCCCTGGCCTGGGCGCTGGGCTGGCTCGTGAGAGACCACCGGACCCTGCCCTCGGTGAAGGACAAGCACGTTTTCATCACGGGCTGTGACAGCGGCTTCGGCAACCTCCTGGCCCGGCGGCTCAGCCGGAGGGGCTACCGAGTGCTCGCCGCCTGCCTGACCCCGCACGGCGCCGAGAGCCTCCAGAGGAGCTGCGGGGGCCACCTCCGGACCACCCTGCTGGACGTGACCCGCTCCGACAGCATCCGCAGGGCCGGGGAGTGGGTGAGGGCAGAGGTGGGAGAGAAAG GCCTGTTCGGGCTGGTGAACAACGCGGGGGTGGCCAACCCGATCGGCCCCACGGAGTGGATGGACATCGAGGACTATCGGCGGGTCATGGCCGTCAACACCTTCGGGGCCATCGAGGTGACGCTGCAGCTGCTGCCGCTGCTCAAACGGGCACGAGGGCGGGTGGTCAACACGTCCAGTGTCCTGGGCCGGATCTCAGCCAACGGCGGCGGCTACTGCATGTCCAAGTACTGCGTCGAGGCCTTCTCTGACAGCCTGCG GAGGGACATGTACCACTTCGGGGTCAAGGTGAGCATCGTCGAGCCTGGGTTTTTCAAGACGGCCGTGACCAACCTCGAGGTCCTCGAGGCGTcgctgcagcagctctgggagcgCCTGGCACCCGAGACACGGCTGAGCTACGGGGAGGACTTCTTCCAAAAATGTGG accTGAAGGTGCAGAGGTTCATCATGACCCTGATGTGTGA
- the INPP1 gene encoding inositol polyphosphate 1-phosphatase encodes MGGLLQALVGVSEKAAELARLCRREEPLFQLLVAEKTGPDRNRRFLQDFKTLADVLIQEVIKHDLGKEFPELQGHIHGEESNEFRDVQGGTVAVRVCATREDTVALLLSVLGPEQAAAELLADAVHRDVVLGDVRLAGAEPGVSPRDLAVWIDPIDSTNEYIGGREDVPPVDGIAPAGLCSALVLVGAFDRLSGRPVLGVINEPFFRRDPQTRRWQGRYHWGVAHGDTRLCSLSPPDPHPVPRVVLSRAEGAAVRGALGPLCGGRLHFAAGAGYKMLCVILGLADAYVLSEGTTFAWDACAPHAILRALGGGVVALEGALRARREGRSGDPPELVYNRPAEGAGGAERWANRGGLVAYLHPQHLEAVLGALATVPGL; translated from the exons ATGGGGGGGCTGCTGCAGGCGCTCGTGGGGGTCTCGGAGAAGGCGGCGGAGCTGGCGCGGCTGTGCCGGCGGGAGGAGCCGCTCTTCCAGCTCCTGGTGGCCGAGAAGACGGGCCCCGACAGGAACAGGAGGTTCCTGCAGGACTTCAAGACCCTGGCGGACGTTCTCATCCAGGAGGTCATCAAGCACGACCTGGGCAAGGAG tTCCCGGAGCTCCAGGGCCACATCCACGGGGAGGAGTCCAACGAGTTCAGGGACGTGCAGG GGGGCACGGTGGCCGTGCGTGTCTGTGCCACGCGGGAGGACACGGTGGCCCTGCTGCTGTCGGTGCTGGGCCCCGAGCAGGCGGCGGCCGAGCTGCTGGCGGACGCCGTGCACCGGGACGTGGTGCTGGGGGATGTGAGGCTGGCGGGCGCCGAGCCCGGCGTGTCCCCCCGGGACCTGGCCGTGTGGATAGACCCCATCG ACTCCACCAACGAGTACATCGGGGGCCGCGAGGACGTGCCCCCCGTGGATGGCATCGCCCCCGCCGGGCTCTGCTCCGCCCTGGTGCTCGTCGGGGCCTTCGACCGCCTCTCAGGCCGTCCCGTCCTGGGCGTCATCAACGAGCCCTTCTTCCGACGGGACCCCCAGACCCGCAG GTGGCAGGGCAGGTACCACTGGGGCGTGGCCCACGGGGACACGCGGCTGTGCTCGCTGAGCCCCCCCGACCCCCACCCCGTGCCCCGCGTGGTGCTGAGCCGGGCGGAGGGGGCGGCCGTGCGGGGGGCTCTGGGCCCCCTGTGCGGGGGGCGCCTGCACTtcgcggcgggcgcggggtaCAAGATGCTGTGCGTGATCCTGGGGCTGGCGGACGCCTACGTGCTGTCCGAGGGCACCACCTTCGCCTGGGACGCCTGTGCCCCCCACGCCATCCTGCGCGCCCTGGGCGGGGGGGTGGTGGCCCTGGAGGGGGCCCTGCGAGCGCGGCGGGAGGGGCGCTCCGGGGACCCCCCCGAGCTGGTCTATAACCGCCCGGCagagggggcggggggggccgAGCGCTGGGCGAACAGGGGGGGCCTCGTGGCTTATCTGCACCCCCAGCACCTGGAGGCCGTGCTGGGGGCACTGGCCACCGTGCCCGGGCTGTGA
- the CD63 gene encoding CD63 antigen, whose product MAVEGGMKCVKFLVFFFNFIFWVCGVALIAIGIYVQVALGKALVVSGGSSAGTPVAILVLGVIIFFISFFGCCGAWKESYCMVTTFAVLLSIIFLVEIAAAIAGYVFKDKVRSVLKEGLQEAMNKYEEDPTLTEALDELQRKFKCCGANNYTDWANIKQFQANDTVPRSCCRINTTTCNVHPSPETVYEEGCQESIEAWMKKNILIVAAVALGIAFFEILGIIFACCLMRGIRSGYEVM is encoded by the exons ATGGCGGTCGAGGGGGGGATGAAATGCGTGAAGttcctggttttcttcttcAACTTCATCTTCTGG gtgtGCGGCGTGGCCCTGATCGCCATCGGCATCTACGTCCAGGTGGCCCTGGGTAAGGCCCTGGTGGTCAGCGGTGGCTCCTCGGCCGGGACCCCGGTGGCCATCCTGGTCCTGGGCGTCATCATCTTCTTCATCTCCTTCTTCGGTTGCTGCGGCGCCTGGAAGGAGAGTTACTGCATGGTCACCACG tTCGCCGTCCTGCTCAGCATCATCTTCCTGGTGGAAATCGCCGCCGCCATCGCCGGATACGTCTTCAAGGACAAG gtGAGGTCGGTGCTgaaggaggggctgcaggaggccaTGAACAAGTACGAGGAGGACCCGACATTGACCGAAGCGCTGGACGAGCTCCAGAGGAAA TTCAAGTGCTGCGGGGCCAACAACTACACGGACTGGGCCAACATCAAGCAGTTCCAGGCCAACGACACCGTGCCCAGGTCGTGCTGCCGCATCAACACCACCACCTGCAACGTCCACCCCAGCCCTGAGACCGTCTATGAGGAG ggctgccaggagaGCATCGAAGCGTGGATGAAGAAGAACATCCTGATCGTGGCCGCGGTGGCTCTGGGCATCGCCTTCTTCGag ATCCTGGGCATCATCTTTGCCTGCTGCCTCATGAGGGGCATCCGCAGCGGCTACGAGGTCATGTAG
- the GDF11 gene encoding growth/differentiation factor 11, producing the protein MYFFVFPPGMAPVWWLLGSVVAVVAGGGSVEQPPASEPACPVCLWRRQSKELRLESIKSQILSKLRLKEAPNITREVVKQLLPKAPPLQQLLDLHDFQGDSLQHDEYLEEDEYHATTETVISMAQETDPVVQIEGNPHCCFFNFSPKIMFTKVVKAQLWVYLRPVQHTPTVYLQILRLKPVTDEGSRHIRIRSLKIDLNSRLGHWQSIDFKHVLQNWFKQPQNNWGIEINAFDPNGNDLAVTSLGPGAEGLHPFMELRVLENNKRSRRNLGLDCDEHSTESRCCRYPLTVDFEAFGWDWIIAPKRYKANYCSGQCEYMFMQKYPHTHLVQQANPRGSAGPCCTPTKMSPINMLYFNDKQQIIYGKIPGMVVDRCGCS; encoded by the exons atgtatttttttgttttcccccccgGCATGGCCCCGGTGTGGTGGTTGTTGGGGTCGGTGGTGGCGGTGGtggccgggggggggtcggTGGAGCAGCCCCCCGCCTCCGAGCCCGCCTGCCCCGTGTGCCTGTGGCGGCGGCAGAGCAAAGAGCTGCGGCTGGAGAGCATCAAGTCGCAGATCCTGAGCAAGCTGCGGCTGAAGGAAGCGCCCAACATCACCCGGGAGGTGgtgaagcagctgctgcccaaggCCCCcccgctccagcagctcctggacctCCACGACTTCCAGGGGGACTCGCTGCAGCACGACGAGTACCTGGAGGAGGACGAGTACCACGCCACCACCGAGACCGTCATCAGCATGGCCCAGGAAA CGGACCCGGTGGTGCAGATCGAGGGCAACCCCCATTGCTGCTTCTTCAACTTCAGCCCCAAGATCATGTTCACGAAGGTGGTGAAGGCGCAGCTCTGGGTGTACCTGAGGCCGGTCCAGCACACCCCCACCGTCTACCTGCAGATCCTGCGCCTGAAGCCCGTCACGGACGAGGGCAGTCGCCACATCCGCATCCGCTCCCTCAAGATCGACCTCAACTCCCGCCTGGGGCACTGGCAGAGCATCGACTTCAAGCACGTGCTGCAGAACTGGTTCAAGCAGCCGCAGAACAACTGGGGCATCGAGATCAACGCCTTCGACCCCAACGGCAACGACCTGGCCGTCACCTCGCTGGGGCCCGGCGCCGAGGGGCTG caccccttCATGGAGCTGCGGGTCCTGGAGAACAACAAGCGCTCGCGGCGGAACCTGGGGCTGGACTGCGACGAGCACTCGACCGAGTCCCGCTGCTGCCGCTACCCCCTGACCGTCGACTTCGAGGCCTTCGGCTGGGACTGGATCATCGCCCCCAAGAGATACAAAGCCAACTACTGCTCGGGGCAGTGCGAGTACATGTTCATGCAGAAGTACCCCCACACCCACCTGGTGCAGCAGGCCAACCcccggggctcggcggggcccTGCTGCACCCCCACCAAGATGTCCCCCATCAACATGCTCTACTTCAACGACAAGCAGCAGATCATCTACGGGAAGATCCCCGGCATGGTGGTTGACAGATGCGGGTGCTCCTAG
- the RDH5 gene encoding retinol dehydrogenase 5 isoform X1 has product MWLYVVLAALAWALGWLVRDHRTLPSVKDKHVFITGCDSGFGNLLARRLSRRGYRVLAACLTPHGAESLQRSCGGHLRTTLLDVTRSDSIRRAGEWVRAEVGEKGLFGLVNNAGVANPIGPTEWMDIEDYRRVMAVNTFGAIEVTLQLLPLLKRARGRVVNTSSVLGRISANGGGYCMSKYCVEAFSDSLRRDMYHFGVKVSIVEPGFFKTAVTNLEVLEASLQQLWERLAPETRLSYGEDFFQKYLKVQRFIMTLMCDGDLTKVTGCIEHALGARHPRTRYSAGWDAKLLWLPASYLPSCVVDLVLATILPKPAHRVR; this is encoded by the exons ATGTGGCTGTACGTGGTGCTGGCTGCCCTGGCCTGGGCGCTGGGCTGGCTCGTGAGAGACCACCGGACCCTGCCCTCGGTGAAGGACAAGCACGTTTTCATCACGGGCTGTGACAGCGGCTTCGGCAACCTCCTGGCCCGGCGGCTCAGCCGGAGGGGCTACCGAGTGCTCGCCGCCTGCCTGACCCCGCACGGCGCCGAGAGCCTCCAGAGGAGCTGCGGGGGCCACCTCCGGACCACCCTGCTGGACGTGACCCGCTCCGACAGCATCCGCAGGGCCGGGGAGTGGGTGAGGGCAGAGGTGGGAGAGAAAG GCCTGTTCGGGCTGGTGAACAACGCGGGGGTGGCCAACCCGATCGGCCCCACGGAGTGGATGGACATCGAGGACTATCGGCGGGTCATGGCCGTCAACACCTTCGGGGCCATCGAGGTGACGCTGCAGCTGCTGCCGCTGCTCAAACGGGCACGAGGGCGGGTGGTCAACACGTCCAGTGTCCTGGGCCGGATCTCAGCCAACGGCGGCGGCTACTGCATGTCCAAGTACTGCGTCGAGGCCTTCTCTGACAGCCTGCG GAGGGACATGTACCACTTCGGGGTCAAGGTGAGCATCGTCGAGCCTGGGTTTTTCAAGACGGCCGTGACCAACCTCGAGGTCCTCGAGGCGTcgctgcagcagctctgggagcgCCTGGCACCCGAGACACGGCTGAGCTACGGGGAGGACTTCTTCCAAAAAT accTGAAGGTGCAGAGGTTCATCATGACCCTGATGTGTGACGGGGACCTGACCAAGGTCACGGGGTGCATCGAACACGCGCTGGGGGCGCGACACCCCCGGACCCGCTACAGCGCGGGCTGGGACGCGAAGCTGCTCTGGCTCCCGGCCTCCTACCTGCCCTCCTGCGTCGTGGACCTGGTCCTGGCCACCATCCTGCCCAAGCCGGCCCACCGTGTCCGTtag